Below is a genomic region from Methanobacterium sp..
CACATTTGTAACTTTCAACAAAGTCGTAACTTCTTCCAAATGCTTCTTCAAATTCCATATTTACTTTCTTTATTATCTCTTTTGATTTTTCCATGGCCACTTGCATATCATGGCGAGCTTCCATGTAATAATTTGGATCTGTAAAGGTACCGATGGACATGGGATGTTCTGGATCCAGAAATTCATGTTCTGGATGGTAAGCAGGTAAAAATGCATCAACTTCNNNNNNNNNNATGGTCATTCCAGATGCTTAATGGAGCTGACAATGCCCGGTTTGCATTGGCCATTACTATAGGATTTCTCATACCTGCGGCAGCAAATAAAATTTCATGCATCAGAGCTAAACCTTGAGATGATGTTG
It encodes:
- the porA gene encoding pyruvate ferredoxin oxidoreductase is translated as EVDAFLPAYHPEHEFLDPEHPMSIGTFTDPNYYMEARHDMQVAMEKSKEIIKKVNMEFEEAFGRSYDFVESYKC